In Candidatus Methylomirabilis tolerans, a single window of DNA contains:
- a CDS encoding zinc ribbon domain-containing protein: MPIYEYRCTSCDQVFEKLVLSHDVIIECPHCPGAAVEKQLSAFSFKGERKIIGSGTLSNAGSGCAPSG, encoded by the coding sequence ATGCCTATCTACGAGTATCGCTGTACGAGCTGTGATCAGGTATTCGAAAAACTCGTCTTAAGCCACGATGTTATAATAGAATGCCCGCACTGCCCAGGGGCGGCTGTAGAAAAGCAGCTTTCCGCTTTCAGCTTTAAAGGCGAGCGCAAGATCATCGGCTCTGGCACCCTAAGTAACGCAGGCTCGGGTTGTGCGCCAAGCGGGTGA
- a CDS encoding ubiquitin-like protein Pup: protein MAEQERKQKREAGNAPPEAAEPNPETVKKGKKIKEDLDKLMDEIDEVLEENAEEFVKSYVQRGGE from the coding sequence ATGGCGGAGCAGGAACGAAAGCAAAAACGCGAGGCCGGCAATGCGCCACCTGAAGCGGCCGAGCCGAATCCAGAGACCGTAAAAAAAGGGAAGAAGATTAAGGAGGACCTTGACAAACTCATGGATGAGATCGACGAGGTCCTCGAGGAGAACGCCGAGGAGTTCGTAAAAAGCTACGTCCAGCGCGGCGGAGAATAA